Part of the Phragmites australis chromosome 23, lpPhrAust1.1, whole genome shotgun sequence genome is shown below.
AAAATCATTCGCGAAGAAAAGCTTCCCAACAATCACCATTGCTACACGTCGAATCGGTTTCTTCATCCTTCATCAGGTAGGCCATGAACCAATTATATTTATTAAGTGATGGCACAAGaggaaagtaaaaaaaaaataagattgCTATATTTTATCTGGATAATTTGGAGCATCTGCTCATCTGaatttttctcttcctccttttcACCCTCTCTTCCATCTTCTCTGTCTCCAATGAACCCGACTTCTCTATCTCCGACGAGATCCACCTCGATCTACTCTCCATCCGACGAGCTCCAATGAGACCAAGTGGTTAGGGTTTCAGAGTTTCAGGGCTGGGGTTaggggttcggggtccccgaggTTACAAAGAGTTGTTGTGGGGAGGGAGGCCGACCCAGCGAAGGAGACGGTTTTGCGGCAAGATGGTGAGGGTGTCACCGCCAGGGTGGTGAAGGACCTCCGGTGGGGAGGGTTAGTGATGGGGGCGTCAAAACGAGAGAGGTTAGCGAGGGAGCGGGGGTGGAGGTGGATTCGATAGTGGGGAGCCGTTGGAGATGCGGTAAGAGGGTGGGGCGGGGCAAGCTCGTCGACGGTTCGTGAGATTGAGTGGAGTTGGCGACTGGTGAGATAAAGCAAAGGAGGAAGAATAAAAGGAGGGGGGATCGAGTGACTGGTGAGATAAAGTAGGAGGATGAGATGGTCCAAAATTTAGGTGAGATTTGGATCAAAATCACTCGGGCAAGAGGTAGATAGGGCTAATAAAAGTGATGATATGGAAagaatcatgattttttttaatagcaAATATTGAATTTCGTTAATATTACACACGTGGAATTATCTCTAATATCATTGGCATGTTTGGATGGGAGCATTTTCAATTCTAGTTCCATGTGATATACTATAATTGTTAGCAGAACCATTATTTCCGATAAGCTCGTTATGTATCTTATTCTTTTGTAAAATCTTTCTGTTTATTCAAACGCCGACCACGACAGCTTGTCCCACCTGCTGACCGTCCCCTCGACCGAGCTCTTCTCAGAGGGGTGCGCTGACGCGGGCGTCGGGGAGCCTGCCGCACTGCCGCAGTCGCCGTTGCTGACTCCCAGGACGAGCCACGCGGAGTCGCAGCTGACGAAGCACAAGGCGTTCGCGGAGCTCGAGAACTTCCAGCAGATCGAGAGCCTGCTGACCATCGCTCGCGGCATCGAGAGCATCAAGAGCTCCGAGTACAACTCGCTGGAGGACCTGAGCATGTATCTCGAGGAGCTCAACGCCGTCATCTACACGAGGAAGGTCGACGCCCTCGTCGTGGAGACGTTCGGACCAAGGATCGCCAAACTGCTACAGTAAGATATTTTCTTGCCAAAGTCGGGATCTTTCGATCGATGCGCAACCCGTTCGTGGTGAGTGTGCACCTGGGGAAAACGAACGCTTGAGCACACGCTTTCGTTGCTGAAACCACCAGCTTTCGCTGAACTCGGCATCTGGTAATGGACAGGTCCGATTTTTCTACTCCTTCACGTGTAGGGAAAACCTCTATCTCGTCAACGGGGGCGACCTCTACTCCCTGCTCACGAACCTGGGCTGCCTCGATGAGGACATGGCAAGGACCTACATCGCTGAACTTGTGAGTTGCCAATGTCATTTTTCCTGCAAGCATCACGCATGCAAAAACATCGGTCGATGATCCTATCTATCCGTAGCCTTTCTTTCTGAAGTTCTGAACAGCGGTCATTTCGTTTCTGAATGTAGGTTCTTGCATTGGAGTACCTGCATTCCATGAATGTGATCCACCGTGATCTGAAGCCGGACAGCTTGTTGATCTCTCGTGATGGACATATAAAGTTGACCGATTTTGGGCTATCAAAAGTTGGTCTCATCAACAGCACGGACGATCTGTCCGGCCCAGATGTGAGCAGCGTCCTCGTCGGCGACCATCAGCCCAAAGATGCAGAGCAGCGCGCGCTGAAGCGAGAGCAGAGGCAGAAGCAGACAGCCGTGGGCACTCCTGACTACTTGGCCCCCGAGATACTGCTGGGCATGACCCATGGTTCGTCTGCTCGATCTGCTGCTGCTTTCGCTACCTCAACCTGATCTTGTTGCTTGGTAGTGCTGTTTGTTTTTCTCGAATATGCAGTAGAGCTACGTATCATTATATTAAGTAGAAAATAGAGTTATATAGATTACATGACGACCTAAGCAGTTATGAAAGCAGAGATCGATGATGCTAGAAAGGGAAATTACACGCTCAGAAACGACTACAAACACTCAAGCATGCTCAGGATTAGATGATCGAGCCGACGCGGTGCAACCTCTCCATTGTTATCACTAACTTTGTTGCCCAGGCCTCACACTACTGGTTGATGTCATCCCTCATAAGGGCCACCAACGAGTCCGATGAAATATGTTGCTTGTTgaaaacgatattatttttagataaCCAAATCCTCCAACAAGTGAGTAGGATCATGGAGTCCAAACCTCTCTCAAGCTTGGTATCAATGCGGCTTCGCAAATCAAGCCACCAACTACAGAACATGGTCACAAAAGCTGGTGCATGGATCCCTAAGATTCGCCACCATATCTCCTGGACAAAATGCAGTGAAGTAAAAGATGATCAGTAGTTTTCGAAAATTGTGAATAGAACGCACATGAATCGTCAGTTTGGAGTCCATGCCGTCGGTGCCTAGCGGTTGTCCAAAGTTGGCCGTGAAGGCCTAACCAACCGAAGAACTTAATCTTAGGAGGAGCTCATGCCTTCCACAGCACAAAAGCACCATCGAATTCGATGGAACCCATGAATATGACCTGATAAGCCGATTTGGTAGAGAAATGTCCAGAGCTCGACCATTTCCAACTGCCAGTCCTCAACATTTCTCAAGGTGACGGATTCCAAATGACTCAATTTTTGTAGGTATTGTATGATCGCCGAGATAGACAAAGGGCTCGTAATGTCTCTGACCCATTTTCGATCCTGCAAGGCATCTCTCACAGTCCTTTTCTTCAAGATAGAAGGAGCAACACGGAGGAAAAGATCAGGCGCTGCAACTTGGATTGAACCAGCATTCATCCATCTGTCCGACCAAAAGAGAATGGAGTTTCCATTACCAACCTCCTATATGGTTGACGCTTGGAATAGAGCGACCACCGCTTTCTCATGATGCAAAGGAAGGTTAGCTCACGGTTTGGAAGGCTCACACCGCTGCCTCCAAAGCCAACTTAGCCGGAGGGCGAGACCAACAATCAGGAAGTCTTGAATGCCGAGGCCGCCTTATTGGTAGTGCTGTTTGATTAGTAGAACTATTATTGCTTGTTAATTCTTTTACTTTTTTGTTTTCGTGAAGGTCCAACTGCAGATTGGTGGTCGGTTGGCATCATTCTCTTTGAGTTTCTTGTGGGAATTCCTCCGTTCAACGCGGAGCATCCGCAGGTAGCCTGCACGTCATCTGCCggaattttctttcttgtttttgttACGCTCAGTGTGGAATGGACTTGAACTTGGAATTATATATGCAAGTGGCGTAGTTTCAGAAGTAATTGTAcgttttttttcagaatttttattGTACAAACTTATTTGCACCAAATGTCCCCCTCTAGTTTATTTATCCTAGTGGAGCATACTCCTAGGTATTGGTTATCTATCGGCTCCACAAATGGTAGATTTAATAATAACGAAAAAAATGTGTTCATGGAGATGATCAATTTGACGCTGAAACATGAAACTGCACAATGAGGACTAAttaatttactgaaagcagggAGATTATGTTTTTTATGAACATAGACCATCAAGTCCTTCATGAATTACACGAACTATCAATGTTGATTCTTCTTCTGAATGGTTTTTTCAGCAATTGTATTAATTAACGATATTGGGCTATTGGCTGGTTGCAGATAATATTTGGCAATATAATGAATAGAGAAATACCTTGGCCACATGTGCCGGAGGAACTAGGTTTTGAAGCATATGACTTGATTCACAAGTAAGTCAGAAAACCCTGGCACAGAGATTATCCGTACAGTAATTATTTTACAGGGATAACATTCTGCAAATGTTATTTCAACTCATTTTCTCACCATATTAGGTTTCTTATCGAAAATCCGGTGCAGAGATTAGGCGCGACCGGTGCTGGAGAGGTACTcttttgttcttgttcttcttatttcctttccaCGAAATCACAACTTCTTATGCACGCGACACTAACAGAAATATGCTATTAGAGCAGGTAAAGGCTCATCCTTTCTTCAAAGACATCAATTGGGGCATGCTTGCCAGACAAAAGGTTATTATGCTAAACTACTACTACCACTACTGCATAGTGGTACAATATTCAGGCAGCTCAAGAAACTGCCTTCAAAAGAGTCTCTCAAATACTatgttgttcttcttctttgtagGCTGCATTCATCCCTTCTACAGATGATGAATACGACACAAGCTACTTCGCTTGCCGCCACGCCTGGGGAAGCGCCGATGAGCATGTCAATGCCGCCTGCAATGAGTACGACGAAAGGAGCGAGAGCAGCAGCATGAGCTGCGGCAGCAGCTGTGACTACGAGGAAGATGTATGTATGCTGGATCATAAACTGATCCCTCTTTTCTTGTATTCAGATATTAGGCCTTTTTTGGCCCTCATTTCTCACCTCAAGGAGGGGAGGGTTTGATTTAATTTTCTGTGCGAAACATTGTCAGGGTATTCTTTCAGCAACTTCTCATTCAAGGTAAACCATTATCTGAAAATTTTCTCGGGTAGTTGCGGAGTACTCCAAGCTAGGCGCGGTGGTTGTatctttctttttctgtttttctCCTGCTTTATCAATATAATTGGTAGCTCTCTTGCCGGTTTGTTCAAAAAAATATCTGAAATTTTTCTTGTTGTAACGAATTTCTTATCTGAAACTGCCACCAACATTGGAATCTTGGCCTTGGTGACTGAAttcccttctctcttttttgtgaCCTGCAGAACATCTCTCAGTTAGCGTCGATGAACTACGATCTGATAACAAAACACAACGAGGATCCTCTACAGTCTTCGAAATCTTGAGAGCTTGCATTGAGTAGAACTAATACTATGCTGTCTTCAGTTTTGTTAGGCAGGAACTCAACATCCTCAGTGAGGATCTGACCGATGATGCTGTGTAGCAATGAACCTGCACATTTCATCTGGAACTTGTTGCCCAGTCAATGAGCAGATTTAGGAGCCAGGGTTTATGGTCAAATGCGTACCGTATGAAAAGAATTACTGGTGAGAAGAAGAGTTACAGGGAAGCACAGTGCAAATAAGTGATAGGTAGCACAGAGACCATTGTCATAAGATGCATTGGTGTGGTATCCACTGTTGTAATCTCAGCAACTGGctgtagatatatatatatatagtctgtAGAGAGATTCCACAATAGACAGAACTGTaaatcctttttcttcttcttctaaaaCCTGTAAATGATGCTGAATTGAATTGATTGGTGCTTTTCACAGTGTTTGCATTAACAGAAACAGCAGTCCCATGCCCCTTCTACCTTTTCACATAGCTGGTCCTAAAATTTTCATGGCAGGCCGGGTTGTCCTTACATTTACAGAAGCAAATGAAATAATTACATTCTGTCATAGCGCAGAGCCGGGCTGTGTTTATTTGGGGCTCACTGCGTTTTTCCACCTCCTTAAATTAGAAGAATTTATATTGTCGTGCTGCTAAACCGGACTCGAGAAGCAAGTCAATCTATATGAACGATCGACAATGACAAGGGAAAATCGAGGGGTGCTACGAGGAAGGGAAATTTTTATAAGGGCATGCGGATAAATGATTTATTAGAACCGTTCATTTACGTTAAGATTCGtattgaaaaaataataa
Proteins encoded:
- the LOC133906077 gene encoding LOW QUALITY PROTEIN: probable serine/threonine protein kinase IRE (The sequence of the model RefSeq protein was modified relative to this genomic sequence to represent the inferred CDS: substituted 2 bases at 2 genomic stop codons) yields the protein NLSVYSNADHDSLSHLLTVPSTELFSEGCADAGVGEPAALPQSPLLTPRTSHAESQLTKHKAFAELENFQQIESLLTIARGIESIKSSEYNSLEDLSMYLEELNAVIYTRKVDALVVETFGPRIAKLLQXDIFLPKNHQLSLNSASGNGQVRFFYSFTCRENLYLVNGGDLYSLLTNLGCLDEDMARTYIAELVLALEYLHSMNVIHRDLKPDSLLISRDGHIKLTDFGLSKVGLINSTDDLSGPDVSSVLVGDHQPKDAEQRALKREQRQKQTAVGTPDYLAPEILLGMTHGPTADWWSVGIILFEFLVGIPPFNAEHPQIIFGNIMNREIPWPHVPEELGFEAYDLIHKFLIENPVQRLGATGAGEVKAHPFFKDINWGMLARQKAAFIPSTDDEYDTSYFACRHAWGSADEHVNAACNEYDERSESSSMSCGSSCDYEEDEGRVXFNFLCETLSGYSFSNFSFKNISQLASMNYDLITKHNEDPLQSSKS